One Pleurodeles waltl isolate 20211129_DDA chromosome 3_2, aPleWal1.hap1.20221129, whole genome shotgun sequence genomic window carries:
- the LOC138286606 gene encoding zinc finger protein 282-like isoform X4 encodes MGRQQPAPEPVTFLDVAAYFNDEEWRLLHEWQNELYNNVMKEIHQALVSLGPVIATSVFSLRAKEKEDVYPLESHDPEQRHSINPSPNDTFANSDVLYRMKRNERTLLKENPDRGKRKNSDCIITGNSKSDLLRVAKRNEKLHLKDTSDTERMESSDNLSTGFPFLSSDSIFEANKKFESCIDHCNEEEKNTNLALASSDFVARGSVSIKEEDERCKQTCEFHRTPSK; translated from the exons GAGCCAGTCACGTTCCTTGATGTTGCTGCATATTTCAATGATGAGGAGTGGAGACTATTGCACGAATGGCAAAATGAACTTTACAACAATGTGATGAAAGAAATTCACCAAGCGTTGGTGTCTCTGG GCCCTGTTATTGCTACCTCAGTATTTTCATTAAGAGCAAAAGAAAAGGAAGATGTGTATCCTTTGGAGAGCCACGACCCTGAGCAAAGACACAGTATTAATCCCTCTCCAA ATGATACCTTTGCCAATTCTGATGTGTTATATAGGatgaaaagaaatgaaagaacACTTCTGAAGGAGAATCCAGACCGAGGGAAAAGAAAAAATAGCGATTGCATCATTACAG GTAATAGCAAATCTGATTTGTTACGTGTGGCAAAGAGGAATGAAAAACTGCATTTGAAGGACACTTCAGACACCGAGAGAATGGAAAGCAGTGATAACCTCAGTACAG GGTTTCCCTTTCTCAGTTCTGACAGCATCTTTGAAGCGAATAAAAAATTTGAATCCTGCATAGATCATTGTAACgaggaagaaaaaaacacaaatcttgCTTTAG CATCTTCAGATTTTGTGGCAAGAGGTTCTGTGAGCATTAAGGAAGAGGATGAGAG GTGTAAACAAACTTGTGAATTCCACAGAACACCAAGCAAGTGA
- the LOC138286606 gene encoding zinc finger protein 135-like isoform X3: MGRQQPAPEPVTFLDVAAYFNDEEWRLLHEWQNELYNNVMKEIHQALVSLGPVIATSVFSLRAKEKEDVYPLESHDPEQRHSINPSPNDTFANSDVLYRMKRNERTLLKENPDRGKRKNSDCIITGNSKSDLLRVAKRNEKLHLKDTSDTERMESSDNLSTGFPFLSSDSIFEANKKFESCIDHCNEEEKNTNLALGVNKLVNSTEHQASDYERAYITSGCERSFSHHLDITNHHRSSTVEEVGASVEYCSSSNRTPNPAQYEGPHKQTQCIWTDQEKRFSDSTTPNPDQKIDTILKMWICSQCGKCFSQSDNEIAHQRVNNGEQQNTCSECEKNLHHSTKLDKTQQEYRGEKCQDSTMRFIPAKDSVPKESSVGTATSREKPYLCTECGKGFRYSQALTIHLRIHTGEKPHICNECGRRFSDLGNLKRHQRIHSGEKPYTCSQCGKSFRQVPHLIKHQRMHTGEKPYICPVCERRFIDSSSLRRHQQIHTRENQ; encoded by the exons GAGCCAGTCACGTTCCTTGATGTTGCTGCATATTTCAATGATGAGGAGTGGAGACTATTGCACGAATGGCAAAATGAACTTTACAACAATGTGATGAAAGAAATTCACCAAGCGTTGGTGTCTCTGG GCCCTGTTATTGCTACCTCAGTATTTTCATTAAGAGCAAAAGAAAAGGAAGATGTGTATCCTTTGGAGAGCCACGACCCTGAGCAAAGACACAGTATTAATCCCTCTCCAA ATGATACCTTTGCCAATTCTGATGTGTTATATAGGatgaaaagaaatgaaagaacACTTCTGAAGGAGAATCCAGACCGAGGGAAAAGAAAAAATAGCGATTGCATCATTACAG GTAATAGCAAATCTGATTTGTTACGTGTGGCAAAGAGGAATGAAAAACTGCATTTGAAGGACACTTCAGACACCGAGAGAATGGAAAGCAGTGATAACCTCAGTACAG GGTTTCCCTTTCTCAGTTCTGACAGCATCTTTGAAGCGAATAAAAAATTTGAATCCTGCATAGATCATTGTAACgaggaagaaaaaaacacaaatcttgCTTTAG GTGTAAACAAACTTGTGAATTCCACAGAACACCAAGCAAGTGActatgagagagcatacataactaGTGGATGTGAAAGAAGCTTCAGTCATCATTTGGACATTACAAACCATCACAGGAGTAGCACGGTTGAAGAAGTGGGTGCAAGTGTGGAGTATTGCAGCAGCTCAAACAGGACTCCAAATCCTGCCCAATATGAAGGGCCCCACAAACAGACACAATGTATCTGGACTGATCAGGAGAAGCGTTTCAGTGACTCTACTACCCCGAATCCAGATCAGAAAATAGACactattttaaaaatgtggatCTGCAGCCAGTGCGGTAAATGTTTTAGTCAGTCAGATAATGAGATTGCACATCAGCGAGTAAACAATGGGGAGCAACAGAACACATGTAGTGAATGTGAGAAAAACTTACATCACTCTACAAAGCTGGACAAAACCCAACAAGAATACAGGGGAGAGAAATGTCAGGACTCAACAATGAGGTTCATTCCGGCCAAGGATTCAGTGCCAAAAGAAAGCAGTGTGGGGACAGCAACATCAAGAGAGAAACCCTACTTGTGTACTGAATGTGGGAAGGGGTTCAGGTACTCACAAGCATTGACAATTCATCTGCGGATTCACACTGGAGAGAAGCCGCACATATGCAATGAATGTGGGAGACGCTTTAGTGACTTGGGAAACCTAAAAAGACATCAGAGAATACATAGCGGTGAGAAACCATATACATGTAGCCAGTGTGGAAAAAGTTTCCGGCAGGTGCCACATCTCATCAAGCATCAGCGCATGCACACAGGCGAGAAACCTTATATTTGTCCTGTGTGTGAAAGGCGGTTCATTGACTCATCTTCCTTAAGGAGGCACCAACAAATACATACTAGAGAGAATCAATAG
- the LOC138286606 gene encoding zinc finger protein 436-like isoform X1, which produces MGRQQPAPEPVTFLDVAAYFNDEEWRLLHEWQNELYNNVMKEIHQALVSLGPVIATSVFSLRAKEKEDVYPLESHDPEQRHSINPSPNDTFANSDVLYRMKRNERTLLKENPDRGKRKNSDCIITGNSKSDLLRVAKRNEKLHLKDTSDTERMESSDNLSTGFPFLSSDSIFEANKKFESCIDHCNEEEKNTNLALASSDFVARGSVSIKEEDERYPKIPQTFDIAEHDDSHTCAYNLCAPGSRRNSLFLPLHGVNKLVNSTEHQASDYERAYITSGCERSFSHHLDITNHHRSSTVEEVGASVEYCSSSNRTPNPAQYEGPHKQTQCIWTDQEKRFSDSTTPNPDQKIDTILKMWICSQCGKCFSQSDNEIAHQRVNNGEQQNTCSECEKNLHHSTKLDKTQQEYRGEKCQDSTMRFIPAKDSVPKESSVGTATSREKPYLCTECGKGFRYSQALTIHLRIHTGEKPHICNECGRRFSDLGNLKRHQRIHSGEKPYTCSQCGKSFRQVPHLIKHQRMHTGEKPYICPVCERRFIDSSSLRRHQQIHTRENQ; this is translated from the exons GAGCCAGTCACGTTCCTTGATGTTGCTGCATATTTCAATGATGAGGAGTGGAGACTATTGCACGAATGGCAAAATGAACTTTACAACAATGTGATGAAAGAAATTCACCAAGCGTTGGTGTCTCTGG GCCCTGTTATTGCTACCTCAGTATTTTCATTAAGAGCAAAAGAAAAGGAAGATGTGTATCCTTTGGAGAGCCACGACCCTGAGCAAAGACACAGTATTAATCCCTCTCCAA ATGATACCTTTGCCAATTCTGATGTGTTATATAGGatgaaaagaaatgaaagaacACTTCTGAAGGAGAATCCAGACCGAGGGAAAAGAAAAAATAGCGATTGCATCATTACAG GTAATAGCAAATCTGATTTGTTACGTGTGGCAAAGAGGAATGAAAAACTGCATTTGAAGGACACTTCAGACACCGAGAGAATGGAAAGCAGTGATAACCTCAGTACAG GGTTTCCCTTTCTCAGTTCTGACAGCATCTTTGAAGCGAATAAAAAATTTGAATCCTGCATAGATCATTGTAACgaggaagaaaaaaacacaaatcttgCTTTAG CATCTTCAGATTTTGTGGCAAGAGGTTCTGTGAGCATTAAGGAAGAGGATGAGAGGTACCCTAAGATCCCTCAGACGTTTGACATTGCAGAACATGATGATAGTCACACATGTGCGTATAACCTCTGCGCTCCCGGTAGTAGACGCAACAGCctgttccttccccttcatg GTGTAAACAAACTTGTGAATTCCACAGAACACCAAGCAAGTGActatgagagagcatacataactaGTGGATGTGAAAGAAGCTTCAGTCATCATTTGGACATTACAAACCATCACAGGAGTAGCACGGTTGAAGAAGTGGGTGCAAGTGTGGAGTATTGCAGCAGCTCAAACAGGACTCCAAATCCTGCCCAATATGAAGGGCCCCACAAACAGACACAATGTATCTGGACTGATCAGGAGAAGCGTTTCAGTGACTCTACTACCCCGAATCCAGATCAGAAAATAGACactattttaaaaatgtggatCTGCAGCCAGTGCGGTAAATGTTTTAGTCAGTCAGATAATGAGATTGCACATCAGCGAGTAAACAATGGGGAGCAACAGAACACATGTAGTGAATGTGAGAAAAACTTACATCACTCTACAAAGCTGGACAAAACCCAACAAGAATACAGGGGAGAGAAATGTCAGGACTCAACAATGAGGTTCATTCCGGCCAAGGATTCAGTGCCAAAAGAAAGCAGTGTGGGGACAGCAACATCAAGAGAGAAACCCTACTTGTGTACTGAATGTGGGAAGGGGTTCAGGTACTCACAAGCATTGACAATTCATCTGCGGATTCACACTGGAGAGAAGCCGCACATATGCAATGAATGTGGGAGACGCTTTAGTGACTTGGGAAACCTAAAAAGACATCAGAGAATACATAGCGGTGAGAAACCATATACATGTAGCCAGTGTGGAAAAAGTTTCCGGCAGGTGCCACATCTCATCAAGCATCAGCGCATGCACACAGGCGAGAAACCTTATATTTGTCCTGTGTGTGAAAGGCGGTTCATTGACTCATCTTCCTTAAGGAGGCACCAACAAATACATACTAGAGAGAATCAATAG
- the LOC138286609 gene encoding uncharacterized protein — MSENTCVDELPDGAKKNCELFSVWGITEENACVAKMPDVVLRNNSRCIYVEKVCFGSNDDRKVWIPLSAYREMQEKCRKLEHENRNLREQISPTESYKTAVFEESFLSHSSNEGVKTAPSCTEFPCEPRFLAAKMHSLTDNTDERAQNVIYELPLQNAQVKRRILEQDTPSFISLFDFWKKNSPHLREILTLLYMVTVKNNMQLRACDLANEIMQTLGFCAVQEGNTYVHVNQEQGKKIVPLARIIQWIWYLQGRARVPQIKELSMKLCAPFEFVSTEDKKHVCFTNDPLTEMLLSGTVEGTALYNVCQILKQELREMCHFYADFWFFDNVLAPNWFNYLADVNEKNAEREVFTQNSALVGMAMWVPQKCEKATYRSYHVSPLSLSALCGPPSGVCVWGRGRDRIPNLNLAE, encoded by the exons atgtctgagaatacatgtgttgatgaactgcctgatggtgctaagaaaaactgtgaattgttttctgtttggggaattacagaagaaaatgcatgtgtagctaaaatgcctgatgttgttttgagaaataattcccgttgtatatatgtagaaaaagtgtgttttggaagtaatgatgacagaaaggtctggatacctttatctgcttacagagaaatgcaggagaaatgtaggaagttggaacatgaaaataggaatttacgtgagcaaattagcccgactgaaagttataaaactgctgtttttgaagaatctttcttgtcccattccagtaatgagggggttaagacagctccgagctgcactgagtttccgtgtgagccaaggtttttggcagccaaaatgcattccttaactgataacacggacgagagagctcagaatgtgatttacgagttaccgttgcaaaatgcacaagtaaaacgaaggattttagagcaagacaccccgagtttcattagcttgtttgatttttggaaaaagaatagccctcatttgagagaaatcctaacacttttgtacatggtcactgtgaaaaataatatgcagctgcgcgcttgtgatttggcaaatgaaataatgcagactttaggtttctgcgcagtgcaagaaggaaatacttatgtacatgtaaatcaagaacaaggaaagaaaatagtgcccctagctagaatcatacaatggatctggtacttgcaaggcagggctagagtaccacagataaaagaattatcaatgaagttgtgtgcaccatttgaattcgtgtctactgaagataaaaagcatgtttgttttactaatgatccattgactgaaatgttgctttctggcacagtagaaggaacagcgttgtataatgtgtgtcagattttaaagcaagagctacgtgagatgtgtcatttttacgctgatttttggttctttgataatgttttagcacctaactggttcaattaccttgcagatgttaatgagaaaaatgcagagagagaagtgttcacccagaattctgccttagtggggatggctatgtgggtgccccagaaatgtgaaaaggccacttacag atcctaccacgtttcgccactgtccctgagtgcgctgtgtggtcccccttccggtgtgtgcgtgtggggtcggggaagggaccgaatccccaacctgaacctggctgagtaa
- the LOC138286606 gene encoding zinc finger protein 135-like isoform X2, translating to MGRQQPAPEPVTFLDVAAYFNDEEWRLLHEWQNELYNNVMKEIHQALVSLGPVIATSVFSLRAKEKEDVYPLESHDPEQRHSINPSPNDTFANSDVLYRMKRNERTLLKENPDRGKRKNSDCIITGNSKSDLLRVAKRNEKLHLKDTSDTERMESSDNLSTGFPFLSSDSIFEANKKFESCIDHCNEEEKNTNLALASSDFVARGSVSIKEEDERYPKIPQTFDIAEHDDSHTCVNKLVNSTEHQASDYERAYITSGCERSFSHHLDITNHHRSSTVEEVGASVEYCSSSNRTPNPAQYEGPHKQTQCIWTDQEKRFSDSTTPNPDQKIDTILKMWICSQCGKCFSQSDNEIAHQRVNNGEQQNTCSECEKNLHHSTKLDKTQQEYRGEKCQDSTMRFIPAKDSVPKESSVGTATSREKPYLCTECGKGFRYSQALTIHLRIHTGEKPHICNECGRRFSDLGNLKRHQRIHSGEKPYTCSQCGKSFRQVPHLIKHQRMHTGEKPYICPVCERRFIDSSSLRRHQQIHTRENQ from the exons GAGCCAGTCACGTTCCTTGATGTTGCTGCATATTTCAATGATGAGGAGTGGAGACTATTGCACGAATGGCAAAATGAACTTTACAACAATGTGATGAAAGAAATTCACCAAGCGTTGGTGTCTCTGG GCCCTGTTATTGCTACCTCAGTATTTTCATTAAGAGCAAAAGAAAAGGAAGATGTGTATCCTTTGGAGAGCCACGACCCTGAGCAAAGACACAGTATTAATCCCTCTCCAA ATGATACCTTTGCCAATTCTGATGTGTTATATAGGatgaaaagaaatgaaagaacACTTCTGAAGGAGAATCCAGACCGAGGGAAAAGAAAAAATAGCGATTGCATCATTACAG GTAATAGCAAATCTGATTTGTTACGTGTGGCAAAGAGGAATGAAAAACTGCATTTGAAGGACACTTCAGACACCGAGAGAATGGAAAGCAGTGATAACCTCAGTACAG GGTTTCCCTTTCTCAGTTCTGACAGCATCTTTGAAGCGAATAAAAAATTTGAATCCTGCATAGATCATTGTAACgaggaagaaaaaaacacaaatcttgCTTTAG CATCTTCAGATTTTGTGGCAAGAGGTTCTGTGAGCATTAAGGAAGAGGATGAGAGGTACCCTAAGATCCCTCAGACGTTTGACATTGCAGAACATGATGATAGTCACACAT GTGTAAACAAACTTGTGAATTCCACAGAACACCAAGCAAGTGActatgagagagcatacataactaGTGGATGTGAAAGAAGCTTCAGTCATCATTTGGACATTACAAACCATCACAGGAGTAGCACGGTTGAAGAAGTGGGTGCAAGTGTGGAGTATTGCAGCAGCTCAAACAGGACTCCAAATCCTGCCCAATATGAAGGGCCCCACAAACAGACACAATGTATCTGGACTGATCAGGAGAAGCGTTTCAGTGACTCTACTACCCCGAATCCAGATCAGAAAATAGACactattttaaaaatgtggatCTGCAGCCAGTGCGGTAAATGTTTTAGTCAGTCAGATAATGAGATTGCACATCAGCGAGTAAACAATGGGGAGCAACAGAACACATGTAGTGAATGTGAGAAAAACTTACATCACTCTACAAAGCTGGACAAAACCCAACAAGAATACAGGGGAGAGAAATGTCAGGACTCAACAATGAGGTTCATTCCGGCCAAGGATTCAGTGCCAAAAGAAAGCAGTGTGGGGACAGCAACATCAAGAGAGAAACCCTACTTGTGTACTGAATGTGGGAAGGGGTTCAGGTACTCACAAGCATTGACAATTCATCTGCGGATTCACACTGGAGAGAAGCCGCACATATGCAATGAATGTGGGAGACGCTTTAGTGACTTGGGAAACCTAAAAAGACATCAGAGAATACATAGCGGTGAGAAACCATATACATGTAGCCAGTGTGGAAAAAGTTTCCGGCAGGTGCCACATCTCATCAAGCATCAGCGCATGCACACAGGCGAGAAACCTTATATTTGTCCTGTGTGTGAAAGGCGGTTCATTGACTCATCTTCCTTAAGGAGGCACCAACAAATACATACTAGAGAGAATCAATAG